CTTGTCCATCCGCGTCGTGGCGCGGAAGACCGGCCCCACGGTGCGCCGGCGGTAGATCAGGATGACCAGCCCCACGACGGTCGCGACGCCGGCCAGCAGGCCGCCACCCACCGCGATGTAGTGGTAGGCGTGGTCCCCGATCCCCACGGCCTCGGTCCACGAGCGCGGGACCAGCAGGCCGATGATGTGTCCGCCCACCACCCCCAGCATCCCGAAGTGGAAGAGCGGGGACCCGAGCCGGAGCAGCCGGTCCTCGTAGAGCTGGGAGGACCGGGTGGTCCAGCCGAACTTGTCGTACCGGTACCGCCAGAAGTGGCCCACCACGAAGGTGGCCAGGCACAGGTACGGGACGACGACCCACAGGAACTGGTCCATGGTCAGGCTCCTCTCCCACCGGCCGGGGCGGGGAACCCCGGGAGC
The window above is part of the Nocardioides campestrisoli genome. Proteins encoded here:
- the narI gene encoding respiratory nitrate reductase subunit gamma, which encodes MDQFLWVVVPYLCLATFVVGHFWRYRYDKFGWTTRSSQLYEDRLLRLGSPLFHFGMLGVVGGHIIGLLVPRSWTEAVGIGDHAYHYIAVGGGLLAGVATVVGLVILIYRRRTVGPVFRATTRMDKVMYAFLALVIVLGMWNTVAGSIFTLGGEYNYRDGVSVWYRSFLAFDPDASLMAEAPFGFQAHALVAFGLFALWPFTRLVHVFSAPVGYLTRPYIVYRSRDDVGSAHRPRRGWDEPVGR